From the genome of Alphaproteobacteria bacterium:
TCGAGGACGCGCGCGCCCGCGATGAAGCGGCACGGGCGGCGCGCCAAGCTGAACAGGAGGCGGTCGTCTCCAATCTTGCCGCGGGCCTCGCGTCGCTCGTGCGCGGCGATCTGACCCACCGGATTGCAGCGGACTTCCCGGGCGATTACGCCAAACTTAAGGAAGACTTCAACGCGACGGCCGACCGCCTTAGCGAAATCGTCGGCGACATCCGCGCCGCGGCGGATCAGATCGGCAATGCCGCCGGTGAAATCTCCCAAGGCACCGACGATTTGGCCGGCCGGACCGAACAGCAAGCCGCCAATATCGAGGAAACCGCGGCGGCGATGGAGGAGATGACCTCGACCGTCCAGAAGAACGCCGAGAACGCCAGTGCATCGACGAAATTGGTGGGCGATACGCGCGGCGGAGCGGAATCGGGCGGCGAAATCGTGCGCGAGGCGGTGACGGCCATGAGCGCGATCGAAACCTCCTCGAAGGAAATCGGCGAGATCGTCAACGTCATCGACGACATCGCTTTCCAGACCAATCTGCTCGCGCTCAACGCCGCCGTCGAGGCGGCCCGGGCCGGCGATGCCGGCAAGGGCTTTGCCGTGGTCGCGTCCGAAGTGCGGTCCCTGGCGCAACGCTCCAGTGAAGCGGCCAAGGAAATCAAGGCGCTCATCGACAAGAGCAACAACCAAGTCACCTCGGGTGTTCGCCTCGTCAATCAAACTGGCGATGCGCTCGCCGGGATCATCGAGGGCGTCCAAAAGGTCTCCGCGATCGTCACCGAAATCGCCCAGGCGAGCAGCGAACAGGCCACCGGCTTGGTCGAAGTGAATTCAGCGATCGGGCAGATGGACGAAATGACGCAGCAGAATGCGGCCATGGTCGAAGAAAACACCGCCGCCGCGCGCTCGCTTGCAGGCGAAGCGTCTCAGCTTGTGCAACTGATTTCGTTCTTCAAGGTCAACCAGGCTGCGGCGGCGCCGCAAAAGGCCTTGGCTGCGCCGCCCAAGAAAGCGGCGCTACCCAAGTCGCCGGCCGCGCCCGCGGCGAAGCCTAGCCAAAAGCCCGCGGCGAAACCGGCCGCGAAGCCAAAGCCCGCGGCCCCGGCACGGGCGGCCATCGCCGACGATAGCCACGACGACTGGGCGGAGTTCTAGATCGCGTTGCTGCCCGCGGGCCGGATGATCCCGATGTCGCCCGCGACACGGCGGAACCGCCCGATCTAAACTCCCCCTCCACTTCACGGAGGGGGACGACATGAGCCGATTTGGCATGGGGCCGATCCTAGCGGCAACCGTCACGGTTACCGATTTGCCGGCCGCGGTGGCGCGCTACACCAAAACCGTCGGTTACGAAACCGCAGGGACGGGTCGGGTAGCCGGTGCCCAAGCAGCGGCCTGGGGCGCGCCCGCAATGGCGGATCGGCCCTACCATTTGCTGCGTCCGGCGAGCGGCGAACCGGGGTGGATCAGATTGGTCCAGGGTACCCGGCCTCCCGCCTTCAGGCCGCTCGCCCATTTTGGTTGGGCCGCCATTGAAATCCTGTTGCGCGACACCGATGCCATGCATGAACGCATGAAGGGAAGCGACTTCACGATTATCGGCGAACCGCACCCGCTCACGTCGTCACCCGAGATCAAGGCGATGCAGGTCGTGGGCCCCGACGGCGAAGCGCTTTACCTCACCAACGTGCCCAAGGGCGCAAGCCCACTACACGAACTGCCACAGCCCCAGAGCGATATCGACCGCATTTTCATCATGGTGCTGGGTGTGCCTGACTTCGCGGCGACCCATGCCGACTTTGCGGCGCGCTTCGGGGTGGCCAAGACCAGCGAACGGACCCGCGGCATCAACTTCGTCGGTGCCGGCTACGGTTTGGAGGATCTCGGCAAACCGCTGCCGATGTCGACCGTGCAACTCGATGGCCGCTGCGTGATCCAGGTCGACGGTATGCAACCCACGGCGACGCCGCGGCCCTGCACCAACGGCGAATTGCCGCCCGGCATTGCGATTGTTTCGATCGCCCGGGCGGCGGACCCGGCGCTCGCAGCCGACGCATTGGGCCCGACGTATACGGGCGACGCAGCATGGCCTTACCTCGGTGCGGGTGCGCTCACCGTGCGCGGTGCCGGTGGCGAACTTTACGAAATGGTCGATACGACCGGTTGAAACGGCATCAGGCTGCTTCGAGTCCGTCGCGCCCGTGGGGCGCGCCGAAATCGACGATCGGCCCCTTGGGCACGATACCTGTCGGATTGCGTTCCGCGCTCATCGAGTAGTAGCCGGCTTTATAGATGCCGGTGTCGACGGTCTCGGCAACGCCCGGGATCTGGTAAAGTTCGCGCACATAGCCAGAAAGGTTCGGATAGTCGCGAATCATCCGCTTGTTGCACCGAAAGGCCCCGTAGTAGGCCACATCGAACCTGACCAGTGTGGGCAACACCCGAATGTCGGCTTCGGTGAGCGTGGCTCCGGCGATATAGCGGTTCGCCGCTAGGTGCATATCCAGCGCATCCAGGATTTCGAAGACATCGTCGTAGGCCTGCTCATAGGCGCTTTGGGTGCGCGCAAAACCGGCGCGGTAAACGCCGTTGTTCAGGTTCGCATAGGTGCGCGCGTTCCAGTCGTCGATGACCGGACGCAGGTTGTGCGGATAATAGTCGTGCGATGTATCGGCCCAGGCGTCGAAGGCGCTGTTCAGCATCCGGATGATCTCCGAGGATTCGTTGCTGACGATCACGCCGCGTTCAGTGTCGAACAGAACCGGGACGGTCACCCGCCCAGTATAGTCGGGATGGGACAGCGTGTAGATCTCGTGCAGGTGGGCCTTGCCGAACAGATCGTCGGCGTATCCCTCCGCCGGCGCGAAGGTCCAGCCTTGCGATCCGCGGCCCGGACGGACAACCGACATCGACACCACGTCCTCCAGCTTTTTCAGCTTGCGCATGATCATGGTGCGATGTGCCCACGGGCAGTTGATCGCGACATACAAGTGGTACCGGCCCGCCGCTGCCGCAAAGCCGCCGTCGCCGCTCGGTCCGGGCGCGCCGTCGGCCGTCACCCAGTTGCGCAACACCGAATCCGGACGCTGGAAACTCCCGTCGCTACCCGTCGGTTGCCGGTCCTCGTCCGTCCATTGTCCGGCGATCAATTTGCCCATCGGTTCCTCCGCGTTGAGCGGCGACCTTAGCAAGGATTCGAGCGCTTCGAGTTGGCCTAGGTTCGCGCCGCCGCGTCGGGGACACAATTCGGTCTTTGCGTCGGGGACACAAAACGTGACGCCAATCTGCGGCGCCCTTAGGCTAAACTAGGCGGCGTTCATTTAAGAGAGGGCCGTCCCGTCGGTGGACCGTGCGAACCCCGGGGCGTGTTATAGAAAACCAAGGAAACTGCGGGAGTTCGCTTTGTTTCGGCAAAAAGCATTCAGATACAGCGGCGCGGAAGGCATCGGCGCGCCGCACCCAGCCCAAGCCAAGAACCTTAGGCAAACTGCGGGCGTTGGCTTTGTTTCGGCGGGTCTTGCGGCATGAGCGCGGCCGACCGCGTCCTCATTGTCGGGGCTGGGCCGATTGGCCTGATCTGCGCCTATCGCCTTTCGCTGATGGATATCCCGGTGACGATTGTCGACAAGGCGGCAGAAATTCCGACCGATCTACGCGCCTCAACCTGGCATCCCGCGACCCTGGACATGCTCGAAGAACTCGGCGTCACCGATGTCATTTTGAAAAAGGGCGCGGTGTGTCCGTCCTGGCAATACCGTTTCCAGGACACCGGCGAGCGGGCCGTCTTCGATCTGTCGGTCCTGGCGGGCGAGACCGGCCATCCCTACCGCGTCCAGTGCGAGCAATTCCACGTCGTGCGTCACCTTGCCGAGGTCGTGGCGAGCCGGGACAACGTCGATCTTCGCTGGGGCGTCGAAGCGGTCGGGGTCGCCCAGGACGACAACGGTGTGACGCTGACCGTCGTTGGCAACGGCGAGGAAGAAACCCTCAAGGGCCGGTTTTTGATCGGTGCCGACGGCGGCCGGTCCAACGTGCGCGACCAACTCGGGCTCGGCTTCGACGGCAAGACCTATCCGATCTTCACAATGGTCGCGATCACCGACTTTCCCTTCGAAAAGCACTACGAGGGGTTGTCGAACGTCAGTTATGTGTGGACCGAGACCGGCAACTTTTCACTGCTGCGGGTGCCGGACCGCTGGCGTTCGGGCATCACACCGCGACCGGACCAAACGCCGGAAGACGCGCTTTCCGACGAAAACATCAACGCGCACTTTCAACGGATCGTGCCGCGCGACCAGCGCTACGAAATTCTCGCCCGTGGCAGCTACCGCACCCACATGCGGGTAACCGAACGGTTTAACGTCGGTCGGGTGTTTCTCGCCGGCGACGCGGCCCACCTCAACACGCCCAACGGTGGTTTGGGTCTCAACTGCGGTGTCCACGACGCGATGAACCTTTCGGAAAAGATCCACGCCGTGTGGCATGGCCGAGCCGACATGGCGGTCTTCGACCGCTATACCCGTCAGCGCAAACTGATTGCGACCGATTATGTGCACACGATGTCGGACGCTAATCACCATCGGATGCGCGAACGCGACCCGCAAAAACGCCGCGCGATCATGCAGGACATGCAACGCGTCACCGCCGACGACGCCTTGATGAAAGACTGGCTAATGAACTCGTCGATGATCAACGCCGTCCGCTTCGCCGAGACGATCGACTAGAACAGCGCAGGCATCGCCTGCCTGGACCCAAATGTCCGGATCTTACCGTCGCGCTTGCCAATCTCGTCTAGACCCATAGGATGGCCCCTCGTTCTGGGAGGATAATGAAAGGGATACCCTGATGCGTCATATCGCAAAAACCTGTCTGGCTGCCGTTGTGGCTGGCACCGTCGCCCTCGGCGCCGTTTCCGTCGCCGCCGCCAGCGAAATTAAAGTCGGCTCGTTCGTCTCGGAACAGGGCTTTGGCAGCCGTTTCGTGATTGCCCCGTGGATTGAGCGTGCATCCAAAGCGCTTCAGGAAATCGGATCGGATACGACGATCAAAGCCTATTGGGGCGGGACGCTCGGCAAGAGTCCGTTCCAGCAGTATGACCTCGTCAAGGTCGGTGTCGCCGACATCGCATGGGTCTTGCCGGCCAACACGCCGGGTCAATTCCCGGAGATGGAAATTGTCGAACTGCCGTTCTTCTTCCGCTCGGCCGAGGAGGCGTCGGTTGTCGGTTGGAAGCTCTACGAAATGGGCCTGTTCTCGGGGTTCGAGGACACCCACTTGGTTGGTTTCTTCTCCGGCGAGCCCGCGTCGATTTTCTCGCGTGATCCGGTCAAGACGCTCGCCGATTTGAAGAACAAGAAAATCCGTAGCGTCGGGCAAACCCAGGCCACCTGGCTGAAATCTCTCGGCGCCGTCCCCGAAGCCGCCGGTTCGACGGAGATGAATGAAAAGCTCAACCGCGGCACACTCACTGGTGCGATCCAAGGTTGGTCGGGCATGAAGACCTTCAAGACCTTCCCGCTAGTGTCCTACACCGTCGACGTACCGGTCGGTACCCTGGGCTTCCTGCTCCTGATGAACAAGAAGACGTGGGAGAACCTCAGCGACGCTGAAAAGAAAGCGCTCCAGGACAACGGCGGTCTCCACATCGCGCGCGATTCCGGCGCGGCCTACGCAAAAGCCGGTGTCGATATCCGCAAGGAAATCGCCGCAGAAGGAAAGCACACGATGGTGACCTTCACGGACGCCGAAATGGCGGCCTACGAAGCGGATGCGAGGAAGATCTGGGAGGAATGGGCCGATCAGACCCCGGGCAACCGCAAGGCGTTCGATGCAGCTCAGAAACTGCTCAAGGAAATGCGGGCTGGGTCGTAGGCAAGGCCCTTTAGGGGTTCACCTATGAGCGAAACGCTTCAGAACCTACAGAGGTGGATAGATAGGCTTTGCCGTCTTCTTGCCTCTGTAGGTTTCGTCGCCTTGGTCGTGATCTCGTTCCTGACCATGTTCGACGCCATCATGCGCTGGCTAATTTTGCCCAGTATTCCAGGGTTTGGCGATTGGGGGCGCATTGCGTTCCCAATCATCATTTGCTCCGTTTTTCCAGCGGTGCTCCTGTATCGTCGCAACGTGAGTATCGGCTTTCTCGGTGCGGCGCTTGGGCCTCAGTGGAACAGGCTGTTAGAACTATTCGGTGCCGTTCTCACGCTAATCTTCTTCTTTTTCCTCGCCTGGCAGTTCACCGTACTCGGGGTCGATCTCCAGGTTCACAATCGGGTCACCCCGACGGAGAAGATACCGGTCGCATTCTGGTGGTGGATCGCAACCGCACTGCTGGTTCTTTGTCTGCCGGTGCAAAGCTGGATGATTTACAAGAACGTGCTTGGTGCAGCCCGCCGACAGGATATCGATCCGCCTCATGGCGGTCACTAAGCCCTTCAAACAAAAGATAGCTCCACCATGTCAACACTCCTGATCGGTGTTCTCGGCCTCGTCATGCTGTTCGTGCTTATCGGGTTGCACGTGCCGATTGGCGTTTCAATGGGGCTCACGGGCTTTGTCACCATCGGCTACTTGATTGGGTTCGGCCCGGCCGTCGGCCTCTTTGGCGCCGAGGGACGCGAGGTGGTGTCCAGTGAAGGACTCGCCGTTGTCGCAATCTTCATCTTGATGGGGGCGTTCGCGAATCTCAGCGGCCTTGCGCAAGATTTGTATCGATTAGCATACGCCTTCCTCGGCCATATGCGGGGTGGCCTCGCCCTAGCGACGGTGGGCGCCTGTGGCGGATTCGGTTCGGTCAGCGGCTCGTCGGTCGCGACCACGGCTACGATGACGCGGATCGCGTTGCCAGAAATGACGGAGCGCGGCTACTCGATTACGTTGTCGACCGGCAGCATCGCGGCGGGCGGAACGCTGGGCATGCTGATCCCGCCGTCGATCGTCATGATCATTTACGGGATTCTGACCGAGCAGTTCATCATCGCGTTGTTCGCCGCCGCCCTGATCCCCGGCGTTCTGTCGATCCTGATCTACTTTGTCGCGATCCGCATCATTGTGATGATCAACCCGGCTGCCGGCCCTGCGGGGCCGAAGGTACCGTGGTCCGAACGCCTGCAAGTCCTAAAAGGGGCCTGGGGCGTCGTCACCCTCGCAGCGATCGTGTCGGGGGGCCTCTATACCGGGATCTTCACGCCCGCCGAATCTGCGGCGGTCGGCGTTTCGGTCGCCTTCGTGTTTGCGGTGATGCGCGGCAAGGTCAATTGGCAGTCGTTCTTCGAAACCCTGCTCGAGGCGGCGGCGACAACCGGCATGATCTATGTGATCATTATCGGCGCGCACATCTTCTCGTTCTTCATGACTCTTTCGGGGCTACCCGAATTCATCGTGGGGACGATTGAAGAGTCCGGCCTGTCGAAATACATGATCCTTCTATTGCTATTTGTGATGTTCATCATCCTAGGTAGCATCTTCGACACCATCGCCGCGATGGTCATTACACTCCCCTTCGTCTTTCCGCTCATCATCAGCCTCGGTTTCGACCCAATCTGGTGGGGGGTCATCATGGTCATCGTGATGGAAATCGGCATGATTACGCCGCCGATCGGGATGAATGTGTTCATCATGCACGGCATGGCCAAGCACATCCCGCTCCGAACGATCTTCAAGGGGATTACGCCGTTCGTGGCGGCCGATCTCGTGCGCTTGGCGCTCGTCACGGCTTTTCCAGCTCTGGCGCTGTGGTTGCCGACGGTGTGGGGCTATTTATAGGACGGTGGAGGACCGGTAACGATGGTCGGGTTTGCCGAGAAGACATTTCGCACGCGCGACGGATTGAACCTCTACTACCGCGACTACGACGGCCCTGCCGGTAAAACGCCGGTCCTATGCCTGTCTGGAACCGGCGGCAACTCTAAGGTTTATGACGACCTTGCGCCCCACATCGCCCAGACCCGCCGGGTCCTAACGATGGATTGGCGCGGCCACGGGCGCTCCGATCGCGACCCGGACTGGCAGCACTACCATTACAACGTCGACCGCGACGACGTGATTGAGTTTCTCGGATCGCTCGGCCTTCCTAAGATCGTTACCGTCGGCACGTCGCTCGGTGGGATCGTCACGATGCATATCGCCGGGCATCGCCCCGAATTGCTGGCCGGGGCGGTGATGAACGACGTTGGGCCGGTTATTGGAGAAGCCGGCCGCAAGCGGCTCCACGACAACATGGGTAAGCCCATGACCTTCGACTCGTTCGAAGAGGCGGCCAAAGCGCAAAAGGAAAGGGCCGAAAAGGGCTTCGCCTTTACCGACGCGGAATGGCTCCTGCGCGTCCACCGCATCTACGCCCAAGATTCCGATGGCAAAGTTAAGGCGAATATGGACCCGATGTACGGCCGGGTCTTTCGCGAACGCAAAAGGTTGCCCGACTACTGGCATTTCTTCGACAACATGAAGCCGATTCCGGTGCTTGCCATCCGGGGCGATGTCTCTGACATCCTCGATCAGGAGACACTTGAAGAAATGGCTCGGCGCAAACCCGACCTCAAGACGGCGATCGTGCCGGGGCGGGGCCATTGCCCCATGCTCACCGAAGCACAGGCCCTAGCCGCCATCGATCCGTTCCTGGCCGCAATCGCCTAACCGGATCTTCGGTCGCGGCGCATGACCTTTAGCCACGTCGGCGGCCTCGACCACGTCGTGATCATGGTGGACGACCTCGACCGAGCTACAGCCGATTGGGCTGCGCTCGGTTTTACCGTCTCTCCGCGCGGTATCCATAGCGCCCATGTCGGCGCTGCCAACCATACGGTGGTGTTCGAGAACGACTATATCGAACTCCTCGGTATCCTCCGCGACACGCCGTCGAACGCGCCAAGCCGCGCGTTCCTCGACCGTCGCGGCGACGGGATCGAGCGCATTGCGTTGGCCACCGACGATGCCGGGGCCGCCGCCGACGAACTCCGTGCCGCAGGCATCGAGGCGAGCGGGCCCTTCGCGTTCGGTCGTCCCGTGCCGATCCCTGGCGGCGGTGAAGTCGACGCCAACTTCCGGATCGCGCGCTGGCCCGTCGCTGCCGCGCCGGGCGGCGTCCGCCTGTTTGTCTGCGAGCACCAGACTCCCGACGCTGTATGGCGCCCGGAACTCAAGGACCATCCCAACACGGCGGTGCAACTCCGGCAGGTCGTCATCGCCACGCCGTCGCCCCGTGTCGACGCAGATCAGATGGCCGAGTTGATCGGGGGCACGGTCGAGGGTGTGGGCACCCCCGACACCTACCGTGTCCCCACCGGGGCTCACCTGGCCGCACTTGTATTCTGCCCGCGTGCCGCGATAGCCGCTCGGTTTCCCGGCGCTGACGCAGATAGTCTTCCCGAGAGAGGGGCCGCAGCGGTAGTGATTGGGGTGCGCGATCCGGTTGCTGCGGCCCGCGTACTGGGCGTGCCTGCCACACTCGATTGGACGACGGTCCGAGTCCCGTTCGTTCGAGCCAGCGGGACCTTGATCGCCCTGGAGGCGCTTTAGCGCCAGCGGCGACCGGTTCCTTATAGCCAGCGTCGGATTGTTTTGTACCGAAGGCTGGACCTAGCGATCGCGTCGGGATCGATACCGCGTTAGGGCCAGAACAGAATCAAGTTGATGCAGTAGTGCGCCGCCACGGCGGGCAACACGCTCCCGGTCCGCCGGGTCAGCCACATCAACAACAGACCGGCAAGAAAAGCGCCGGCAATCGTACCGGCACCGTTTGACCAATGGATTGCCGCGAAGAGCGTTGCCGACACGACGTAAAGCCCGAGCGGCGCAAGGCGCGTCGCAAAGGTGTCAATGAACAACCGTCGAAAGACGATCTCCTCGGCGATGGCGGTTAGGGTCAATCCGATTGCGAGGTCGAACACGAGAAGCCACGATTGCGCGATCGGGTAGAAGGTTTGGAGCGCGGTCGCCTCGTCCCAACCGAGCCAATCTAGCGACGCGATTCCGGCGACGCATGCGGCGGTGACCAAGGCGATGCCGGCAGCCGTGAACCACCCGTTTGCCGGCCAGCGCGAACCGCTGGCGACGGCACGGCGCAAGGTCGGCACCAAGATGACGGCCGCGACGGCGATAGCCTTGCTGACGTAGTCGACCGCCAACCATTGAGGCGCGCTCCCCGCCAGCATGAAGCCGATGTCGTTGAGAAAAAACGGCGCGATCAGGGCGACGAACAAGCCAAGGGGAACGGCAGGCCGCATTGGACCTCGGTGCGTGGGAAGGAGGACGGCGCGATCGATGCCGGGGTAGGATCGGCAAACCGGTTGCCACAGTAAAGCGGTCTCGCCACAATTGCCGGTTCCATGACCGACGATCCCGTTTCAAACGGCCCCGGTGCCGCAGGCATTACCCGAGGCGCCCGGCGCGTACTCTACGACTTAGGGTACGACTCCCTGACCGAGTTCCAATTCCGCACCGGGCGCCGGGCTGATATCGTTGCGCTCAATCGGGGCGGCGAGATCGTTGTGGTCGAGGTCAAGTCGTCGGTCGCGGACTTCCGCGCGGATTTGAAATGGTCGGAATATCTGGACTGGTGCGATGCGTTGTTCTTCGCCGTGGCGGGCAGTTTTCCAGCGGAGATACTGCCGCCCGACCAAGGATTGATAGTGTGCGATGCCTATGGCGGCGAGGTCTTGCGCGACGCGCCGCGCGCCAAACTGCCGGCGGCCCGTCGCAAAATGCTGACACTGCGGTTTGGGTTGGTCGCGGCCCGCCGCCTCCAGGGGGTCGTAGATGAGGCGGTTGGGCGCCGCGCACCGGTAACAATCGCTTAACTATCCGCGTTCCATGCTGTACGGGCGTTGAACAACCGGGTTGTAATCTGCAAGTGTTGGGCATGATCAAACGACTAAGTTTGCTTGCTGTGCTGCTTCTCGGCGCCGGCGGTGCCCTCGCGCAAGCCACCTCGACCTTCGACGATGGCCGGGTGGCCGCTGAGGCTGGGCAGTACGACCGCGCCCGTGACATCTGGGCACGCCTTGCCGCCAGCGGCGACGCGGACTCGCAAAATGCCTTGGGCTTCATCTACCAAAAAGGCCTGGGTGTGCTGCGGGATTATCGGCGGGCCTTCGATTTTTACACCGCTGCCGCCGAGCAAGGGCACGCCAACGCCGCCAACAATATTGGTATCATGTACACCCAGGGCCAGGGCGCGCCCCGCGACTACGTTCGCGCCTACAGTTGGTACAGTCTGGCTGCCATCCAGGGAGAAGATGCCGCCATCGCCAACCGGGGGTTGATTGGCCGCGCCATGAGTTACCAGGACCTCCAGGCCGCCAACAAACTGTCGATCGAGGCAATTGCCCGGATTGCCAAACGCCTGACCCCAGAACAGATCGCTCTTGCCCGGTCTCGGGCCGAGAAGTTCCTCTCCACCCGGCAGGGTGCTGACGCCCAAAACGCAACGATCTCGACCGTACCGCGCACCCGGTTGGAGGGCGCGCCACGCGGTTTGGTTGCAGTACCCACAGGGAACGGCTCCACGCTTGTCGCGGACGAACCCGAGCCCGAATCCGAAGATACCTCGGCCGGACCTCAACTCCCCTCGCTCACACCAATCGGCAGATAGCCCGTCTGTCGCTTTTGTGTTCGCACTGACGGTATCTCCCACCCCAGTTCGTGAACTAATCTAGGAACGGACGGTCGAGCATCGACGATGCGTCGGTTCGCGGTACACAAGGGATAGCGGCTTTGATCCGAATGCTAAGAGCGATTTCGCTTGTTTCTCTAACGGTCGGTTTGCTTGTCGCCGGCGCAGCCGAGGCACAGACAAAACTGATGCTTGAGCCGGTTTTTGGCGGCACCCGATTCGATCGGCCTCTGGCGCTCAAACAGGTGCCCGGCGAAACTGGGCGTTACGTCGTCATCGAGCAGGACGGTCGGGTGCTGTTGCTTGAAGGGCTGGAGGACACGGCGGCAGACGTCGTTCTCGATATCCGCTCGCGGGTCGACGATGGTCCCAACGAAGCCGGTCTTCTCGGCTTGGCGTTCCACCCAAAATTCGCCGATAACGGACGCGTATTCTTGTCCTACACCCGGCGTGGCGACAGCCGTCTCGAATCGGTGGTCGCTGCGTTCACCATGAATACCGAAACGTCGGCGATCGATTCGAACAGCGAACAATTGATTCTGTCGGTGCCCCAGCCCTTTGGGAACCATAACGGGGGGGACATCGCGTTTGGCCCCGACGGCTACCTTTATATTGGGTTCGGCGACGGCGGTGCGGGCGGAGATCCGCTCGACCACGGGCAGAACCTGACGACGCTGCTCGGCGCAATCTTGCGGATCGATGTCGATGGCGGGTCGCCGTACGGGATTCCCCGCGACAATCCCTTCCGCCAGCGCCGCGATGCCCGGGCGGAGATTTATGCCTACGGTCTGCGCAACCCGTGGCGCTTCAGTTTCGACCGGGAAACTGGGGCGTTGTGGGCCGCCGATGTCGGTCAAAACAAAGTCGAAGAAGTGAACGTGATTGTGGCCGGGGGCAATTATGGTTGGAATATCCGGGAAGGCGCGAATGCCTTTCGCGACCGAGGCCGCAGCGCCATCGGACTGATCGATCCAGTTGCCCAATACGGTCGCGACCTCGGTTGCTCCGTGACTGGCGGCTATGTGTACCGCGGGCAAGAGATGCCCGATCTACGCGGGACCTACCTATTCGCAGACTATTGCTCGGGCCGGTTTTGGGGGGTGCGGACCAGCGCCGACGGCCAACGTGTCGTCCAGGAGGTTTTACGTGCCGACATCCAGCCGGCTTCGTTTGGCGAAGGTAGCGACGGGACACTATTCGTGATGGACCTCGACGGCACGATCTACAAGATCGGCACGGCGCCATAGCTCAGGACGTCGCGGCGCCCTCCTTTTCGGTGCAGACCAAGTTGCGCACCATCACGTCGATGCCGTCGATCTGCACTTTCTCAACAACGATGCGGCATCCCTTTGGCACCGGGTCTGCGGATCCGCCATGGGCGAGGGCGCTGCCGGTCGGCGCAAAATTCGCCAAGAAACCGGCGAGCATAGCCAACACCACCCGGCTCATAGGTAGCTGCCCGCAAGAGTAAAGACCGTACCGCCCATCCCGAGTTTAAAACGCGCGATCCCGGCCGCGCTGGTGGTGTCCAGGCCGCCGAGATCGAGCCAATCGACTCCCGTCTTGCGTAGCCTCAACGCCCCGCGCCACAACAGCGCATTGTGCGCATGGACATCCCGGCCCTGCGCGGTGGTCCAACCCGCGTAGTAGGTGGCACTTGCGCCGTGGCGAAGGAACAGAACCCCGGCGATGGGCTCGCGGGCCTTCCGGGCGGTCAGCACCAAAGCGTCCCGGCGGTCGCCCGTTCGTTCGATGAGCGTCCGGATGAATTGGGCGTTCGGGCCGCCGAACCGACGCCGGCGCCGGTTCTCGTCATGGCGGTCGAGCAGCACATCAAGGTCTTGCCCCCCGCCGGTTTCGCCGATGGAAAGTTTTTCGTGTTCGGCGCGGCGCAGCTGGTTGCGCCACGACCCTGACAGTTTGGCCTCGAGCGCCGATTCTGTGAGCCGCAGGTCGATCCACGCGGAGTGGTAGCCGGTCATCACCCGGCGCAAACGCAATCGCCGCATCGCGGCGTGCGTCGCCGTGCCTGCCATAAGTTCGGGGAGCCAGTAGACAAAGTGCAGGCGGCCGTCGGTAAATCGCTTCCGCAGATGGATCAGGACGGGATGCTGGGCTTCCAAGGTCGGGGCGTCCCCGATCCATAACGGGCCACGAAGAATCTGCGTCACCGTGGCAACCCCCACAAAGCGCTTGGTGAAGGCCTGGACGATCCCCACCGGGGCGCCGTCCTGCACGACAATCCCGCGATCCACCGTGAACCCGCTGG
Proteins encoded in this window:
- a CDS encoding tetratricopeptide repeat protein, translating into MIKRLSLLAVLLLGAGGALAQATSTFDDGRVAAEAGQYDRARDIWARLAASGDADSQNALGFIYQKGLGVLRDYRRAFDFYTAAAEQGHANAANNIGIMYTQGQGAPRDYVRAYSWYSLAAIQGEDAAIANRGLIGRAMSYQDLQAANKLSIEAIARIAKRLTPEQIALARSRAEKFLSTRQGADAQNATISTVPRTRLEGAPRGLVAVPTGNGSTLVADEPEPESEDTSAGPQLPSLTPIGR
- a CDS encoding MmcB family DNA repair protein codes for the protein MTDDPVSNGPGAAGITRGARRVLYDLGYDSLTEFQFRTGRRADIVALNRGGEIVVVEVKSSVADFRADLKWSEYLDWCDALFFAVAGSFPAEILPPDQGLIVCDAYGGEVLRDAPRAKLPAARRKMLTLRFGLVAARRLQGVVDEAVGRRAPVTIA
- a CDS encoding type II CAAX endopeptidase family protein, whose amino-acid sequence is MRPAVPLGLFVALIAPFFLNDIGFMLAGSAPQWLAVDYVSKAIAVAAVILVPTLRRAVASGSRWPANGWFTAAGIALVTAACVAGIASLDWLGWDEATALQTFYPIAQSWLLVFDLAIGLTLTAIAEEIVFRRLFIDTFATRLAPLGLYVVSATLFAAIHWSNGAGTIAGAFLAGLLLMWLTRRTGSVLPAVAAHYCINLILFWP
- a CDS encoding alpha/beta hydrolase, which encodes MVGFAEKTFRTRDGLNLYYRDYDGPAGKTPVLCLSGTGGNSKVYDDLAPHIAQTRRVLTMDWRGHGRSDRDPDWQHYHYNVDRDDVIEFLGSLGLPKIVTVGTSLGGIVTMHIAGHRPELLAGAVMNDVGPVIGEAGRKRLHDNMGKPMTFDSFEEAAKAQKERAEKGFAFTDAEWLLRVHRIYAQDSDGKVKANMDPMYGRVFRERKRLPDYWHFFDNMKPIPVLAIRGDVSDILDQETLEEMARRKPDLKTAIVPGRGHCPMLTEAQALAAIDPFLAAIA
- a CDS encoding VOC family protein, translated to MTFSHVGGLDHVVIMVDDLDRATADWAALGFTVSPRGIHSAHVGAANHTVVFENDYIELLGILRDTPSNAPSRAFLDRRGDGIERIALATDDAGAAADELRAAGIEASGPFAFGRPVPIPGGGEVDANFRIARWPVAAAPGGVRLFVCEHQTPDAVWRPELKDHPNTAVQLRQVVIATPSPRVDADQMAELIGGTVEGVGTPDTYRVPTGAHLAALVFCPRAAIAARFPGADADSLPERGAAAVVIGVRDPVAAARVLGVPATLDWTTVRVPFVRASGTLIALEAL
- a CDS encoding GNAT family N-acetyltransferase; the protein is MTEIVWNDASELDWRSALARCGQSAVEQCWGYGEASAASGFTVDRGIVVQDGAPVGIVQAFTKRFVGVATVTQILRGPLWIGDAPTLEAQHPVLIHLRKRFTDGRLHFVYWLPELMAGTATHAAMRRLRLRRVMTGYHSAWIDLRLTESALEAKLSGSWRNQLRRAEHEKLSIGETGGGQDLDVLLDRHDENRRRRRFGGPNAQFIRTLIERTGDRRDALVLTARKAREPIAGVLFLRHGASATYYAGWTTAQGRDVHAHNALLWRGALRLRKTGVDWLDLGGLDTTSAAGIARFKLGMGGTVFTLAGSYL
- a CDS encoding PQQ-dependent sugar dehydrogenase, which codes for MLRAISLVSLTVGLLVAGAAEAQTKLMLEPVFGGTRFDRPLALKQVPGETGRYVVIEQDGRVLLLEGLEDTAADVVLDIRSRVDDGPNEAGLLGLAFHPKFADNGRVFLSYTRRGDSRLESVVAAFTMNTETSAIDSNSEQLILSVPQPFGNHNGGDIAFGPDGYLYIGFGDGGAGGDPLDHGQNLTTLLGAILRIDVDGGSPYGIPRDNPFRQRRDARAEIYAYGLRNPWRFSFDRETGALWAADVGQNKVEEVNVIVAGGNYGWNIREGANAFRDRGRSAIGLIDPVAQYGRDLGCSVTGGYVYRGQEMPDLRGTYLFADYCSGRFWGVRTSADGQRVVQEVLRADIQPASFGEGSDGTLFVMDLDGTIYKIGTAP